The Argopecten irradians isolate NY chromosome 6, Ai_NY, whole genome shotgun sequence genome has a window encoding:
- the LOC138326109 gene encoding uncharacterized protein: protein MAIGHTGLNGCVIVIVFAVMRSGVSESNVAISGTAQQSSNMDNARWLAEEAVDGCVQTTITSGCCSHTRAIGPNTAWWRVDLGTLVTINAITIYYRGNSQYRLAGYQLYVSNITSSPREGVLCYEDTSTTLAAVQLTITHQCPYVGRYVTVYNYRNTPKRYDWYYDYAVLELCEVQVWGCQVGTHGNGNCDRACSGNCYGGNCNATTGACFYCFTGSYGDFCNKTCPLSCKNNKCKKDSGNCYDCIAQKYGVKCEQDCSINCKDRLCGKDSGHCYGKVESACRFQLIMVTKSMLQ, encoded by the exons GTAACGTTGCCATTTCGGGAACTGCTCAGCAGAGCAGCAATATGGACAACGCTCGTTGGCTAGCGGAGGAGGCTGTGGATGGCTGTGTACAAACAACTATTACATCTGGTTGTTGTTCACATACGCGGGCTATAGGTCCAAACACAGCTTGGTGGCGAGTAGATCTTGGAACGCTGGTCACCATTAATGCTATCACAATATATTATCGAG GTAACTCTCAGTACAGATTAGCCGGGTATCAACTGTACGTATCCAACATCACCTCTTCACCACGAGAAGGCGTCCTCTGTTACGAGGACACCAGTACTACTTTAGCAGCTGTACAGTTGACGATCACACACCAGTGCCCGTATGTAGGGAGATACGTAACCGTGTACAACTATAGGAACACCCCAAAACGGTACGACTGGTACTACGATTACGCTGTTCTGGAGTTGTGTGAGGTACAGGTGTGGG GATGTCAAGTCGGAACTCACGGTAACGGTAATTGTGACAGAGCGTGTTCTGGGAACTGTTATGGTGGTAACTGTAACGCTACAACGGGAGCTTGTTTCT ATTGTTTTACCGGTAGTTATGGCGACTTCTGTAATAAAACGTGTCCTCTATCTTGCAAAAATAATAAGTGTAAGAAGGATAGCGGAAACTGTTATG ATTGTATCGCTCAGAAATATGGCGTTAAATGTGAACAGGACTGTTCGATAAATTGTAAAGATAGATTGTGTGGTAAAGACAGTGGACATTGTTATGGTAAGGTTGAATCAGCTTGTAGATTTCAGTTGATCATGGTGACGAAATCTATGTTGCAATAA